Within the Deltaproteobacteria bacterium genome, the region AAGCCCATCACCCCGCTGGCGGGATCCTCGAGGTCGATCCCGAAGAGGGGGCTCGCCTCGTCGATCTCGTGCATCACCGACCAGGTCATCGTGAAGAGGGGCGAGCGCGAGCGCGAGAGCTCGAGGGGGTGGATGCGCCGGAAGTGGTGGCCCTCGGGGGAGAGCTCGTCCCGCAGGAGCGAGACGCTCACGCTGGCGTCGACGACCTCGTTGCCCCGGGCGTTGCCCACCCGGAACATCAGCACGTCCTTCCCGTTCATCCGGGTGAGGACGATCGGCTCGGAGAAGAGCCAGCCAGAGGCCGGCGCCCAGGGTGAAGACCCCACCCCAGTAACGGGCGAAGTCCCGGGAGTCGGGGGTCTGCTTCCAGGCCCGCCCGTACATCACGGCCACCAGCCCCCAGGCCGCGGCCGCGGCGAGGGCGAAGGGGGCGTGCCGGCCGGCCATGGCCGCAGGGGCGGAGATCGCCATCCCGCCCACCGCGAACATCTGGAGGAGGACCAGGGTGCGGTGGAGGAAGTCCTCGATGTTGAAGCGGTTCCCGTAGAAGGTGAAGCCGGTCCAGGAGACCCAGAGGGGCACGAAGGCCCCGACGAAGGCCACGAAGCCCCCGACCGAGACGTCGGCCGAGAGGCCGTTGCCCAGCTGGATGAAGGCGGCGACGAAGATCAGGTCGTAGAAGAGCTCGAGCCAGGTCGGCTTCTTCTCCAGGCCGAGGGCCGGGGAGTGCAGGAGAGGAGCGTGGAACCAGCGGCTGCGCATGAGGGGCAAGGTACTCCGGGGCCGCCATCGAGCCAGCGCGGCCCTTCGGCTAGAATGGTGGAGGCATGGAGGACTTCCCCGAGCCGATCGAGGCGCGCGACGTGGAGACCCTGCGGGAGGCGCTCGCCGGGGGCGCCCGAGCGCAGTACCTCCTCTTCTGGGGCCACACCCCCCGCCAGGCGGGCGTGGCCGACAAGGCCTGCCTCTCCCAGTGGTACCCCTCCCCCTTCGTCGTCGATGGCCTGACCTACGCCACCGCCGAGCACTTCATGATGGCCGAGAAGGCCCGGCTCTTCGACGACGGGATCACCCTGGCGAAGATCCACGAGGCCAGCAGCCCGGCGGAGGCCAGGGCCCTCGGCCTGGCGGCCGACGACCCCGACGCCCAGCGGCCCGAGGCCTGGCCGGGCCAGAACCTCCTGGGCTTCGCGCTGATGGAAGTCCGGGCCAGGCTCACATGAGCGCCGAACGCACCGACCGGATCAAGGGTGGCCTCCTCGGCCTGGCCCTGGGGGACGCCTTCGGGGCTCCCCACGAGGGCGGCCCCATCGAGCGCCTGCTCTGGCGGGCCATCGGCCGCAGCGAGGGAAAGCAGCGCTTCACCGACGACACCACGATGTCCCTCGACCTCGCCGAGTCCCTCGTCGAGCGCGGCGCGCTCGATCTCGACGACCTCGCCCGGCGCTTCGGAGCGAGCTACCGCTGGTCGCGGGGCTACGGCCCGGGGGCGGCGAAGCTGCTCAAGCGGGTGCGCGGCGGAATGGACTGGCGGGAGGCCAGCCGCTCGGTCTACCCGGAGGGCTCCTTCGGCAACGGCGGCGCGATGCGGGCGCCGGTGATCGGGCTGGCCTTCGCCGCCCGGCCCGAGGCGCTCGCCGACGCCGCCAGCGAGCAGGCCAGCATCACCCACGCCCACCCCCTGGCGAGGGAGGGCGCGGTGATGATCGCCGCCGCCACCGCCGCCGCGCTCGAGGGCGTCGATGCCGAGGCCCTCCTGGACGCCGCGACGGCGCCCTGCGAGCAGGCCCCCTTCACGATGCGGCTGGAGATCGCCCGCGGCTGGCTGCGGCTGTCGCAGGGGAACGAGCCCTCGCCGCGGGAGGTGCGGGAGAGCCTGGGCAACGGCATCGCGGCGGTGGACTCCTGCGTCACCGCCCTCTACCTGGCCGGCCGCTTCCTGCACCTCGACTTCGCCGACCTCCTTCGCTTCGCGGCCCTCCTCGGCGGCGACGTCGACACCATCGGCGCCATGGCCGGCGCCCTCTGGGGCGCCCACAACGGAGCGGGGGAGCTGCCGGGGGAGCTGCTCGGCCTGCTCGAGCAGCGCGAGCGCCTCGAGGCCGCCGCCGCCGGCCTCGCCGCCACCTTCGCCTGAAGACCCGGCCGCGCGGTGGACGCGAGGCGCGAGGTGCGGGATGCTCCCACGCACCTTGTCCGCTCTGCTCCACGCCCCGCTGCCTCGCCTGACGGTCCTCGCCCTGGCCCTGCTGCCAGCGCTCCCGGCGCTGGCCTCCGCCGCGGGCGCGCCCGCGGAGCCGCCCTTCCCCCTGCCCGAGGGGCGGGTCGTGGAGACCCAGATGAACGTCTGGGAGGACCGCACCTACACGGTGGAGCTCTTCCTCAAGCGCAAGCTCTGCCCGGCCCTCAAGGAGCACGGCGCGGCGGCCGCGGCGCTCTTCGACGAGGAAGCCTCGCTAGTCCTGCCCACGGAGACCGAGCAGCCCCTGAAGGTGCACCTCCTGGGGCTCGAGGGTGGAACGCTGGCGCCCGGCCCCGAGCAGACCCTGGGGCGGGAGGGCGTGGGCGCGGCCCTCGAGGGTTGGCTCGGGCCCCACGCCGAGCGCAGCCGCTGCTCGGTGGGCTTCCACACCTCGATCATCGTCCGGGGAGAGCCCTTCCTGGCCCAGGGTCGCTTCCACCTCACCTTCGGCAGCCGGGACGCCCGGGGCAGGCCGATCATGGACAGCGTCGAGGCCAGCTACGAGCTGCGCGGTAGCCGCAAGTCCCCCCGGATCTCCCGGCTCCACCTCGAGCAGGTCTACCGGATCCGGGCCGAGGCGCCGCGCTTCGTGGACGTCACCGAGGCGGCCGGGCTTCCGCCGGTCTTCTCCGAGCGGAAGAGCAACTTCTCCCTCGACGGCCCCGACCGCGGCAGCATCGCCATCGACGACGTGAACGGCGACGGCTGGCTGGACCTCTACATCGGCCGCGCCGACGCGAACCTG harbors:
- a CDS encoding NADAR family protein, whose protein sequence is MEDFPEPIEARDVETLREALAGGARAQYLLFWGHTPRQAGVADKACLSQWYPSPFVVDGLTYATAEHFMMAEKARLFDDGITLAKIHEASSPAEARALGLAADDPDAQRPEAWPGQNLLGFALMEVRARLT
- a CDS encoding ADP-ribosylglycohydrolase family protein, which codes for MSAERTDRIKGGLLGLALGDAFGAPHEGGPIERLLWRAIGRSEGKQRFTDDTTMSLDLAESLVERGALDLDDLARRFGASYRWSRGYGPGAAKLLKRVRGGMDWREASRSVYPEGSFGNGGAMRAPVIGLAFAARPEALADAASEQASITHAHPLAREGAVMIAAATAAALEGVDAEALLDAATAPCEQAPFTMRLEIARGWLRLSQGNEPSPREVRESLGNGIAAVDSCVTALYLAGRFLHLDFADLLRFAALLGGDVDTIGAMAGALWGAHNGAGELPGELLGLLEQRERLEAAAAGLAATFA